In the Sus scrofa isolate TJ Tabasco breed Duroc chromosome 6, Sscrofa11.1, whole genome shotgun sequence genome, one interval contains:
- the PERM1 gene encoding PGC-1 and ERR-induced regulator in muscle protein 1 isoform X2, with the protein MENFQYSVQLSDQDWAEFSATAEECGLLQAALASGDELLSSDTDQRDNSPPGPPPLLEGQLAPGGSCQPGFEEEGKAATWQLVSRSWREPVLALEAGQQTPSTSARSDARLSLSSGAALSVRSSSLPGPASSGDEMQRLLQGSAPQGPAPSPTGEPPQSPESPSRSAAPQRPPGSPGAPPRSPSRKKRRAAGTKAGGRSGAPGSLTQLGSEVLTEARPEEGLSLAGSRGRALPAGVAKQMAGARQNELGPESAGAPERVTRQGPGVALSISVPTTEQGTDLLRMMPMAEPVSMLDLEAPRDVSMAKSRMPRSTPTSKPSAEVAQSTSASKPPAEVPQSTPASKPPPKVPQSTPASKPPAEVPQSTPASKPPAEVPQATPASKPPPKVPQSTPASKPPAEVPQSTPASKPPPEVPQSTPASKPQLDVDLLMLGPVVKPEVDSSTAASKATPCRALPHFAPETRSEGGVSTSPVPQDWPDEVEAEAAPLAQLGLSPVPPPGVHGEKPRGEPSEGAPGYHTGEPLLGPTQASKKKKVRFSMAEPGPEKPGTGAATGPPPTTTTPRMAAGGRRGSGAWDAVAVGPRTPQPRILKHLPPPAPSASGGPAPKSCFAVTLPEAYEFFFCDTIEEEEEEEDEDAKEEAEARQALAEVRWPEVCEFFFQDCQGQRVGRQKGRSPAPPPQAKPEPVSPGDPMPISIPEAYEHFLGEDRSGGVLEQTALLQVQAMEPPSSVLWGVGTGTPPEPSPATAEQLNLAIRQAGEPRGPLTSFTFSQNDMCLVFVAFATWAVRTSDLHAPDAWKTVLLANIGTISAIRYFRRQVRRGRGSPSPSRSPSP; encoded by the exons ATGGAAAACTTCCAGTACAGTGTCCAGCTGAGTGACCAGGACTGGGCTGAATTTTCGGCCACTGCTGAAGAGTGTGGCCTCCTGCAGGCTGCCCTGGCCTCTGGGGATGAGCTCTTGTCCAGTGACACTGACCAAAGGGACAATAGTCCTCCAGGGCCCCCTCCTCTTCTTGAGGGGCAGTTGGCTCCCGGGGGGAGTTGCCAGCCTGGCTTTGAGGAGGAGGGCAAGGCAGCCACTTGGCAGCTGGTCAGCAGGTCTTGGCGCGAGCCTGTCCTGGCCCTGGAGGCTGGTCAGCAGACGCCTAGCACGTCCGCACGGTCAGATGCTCGGCTGTCCCTCAGCTCTGGGGCTGCCCTTTCTGTCCGGAGCTCGTCCCTCCCAGGGCCAGCGTCTTCCGGAGACGAGATGCAGAGGCTTCTGCAGGGGTCagccccccagggccctgcccctaGTCCCACTGGTGAGCCTCCTCAGAGCCCCGAGTCCCCTAGCCGCAGCGCTGCCCCCCAGAGGCCCCCTGGCAGCCCTGGAGCCCCACCACGCAGCCCCAGCCGAAAGAAGAGGCGCGCTGCAGGCACCAAGGCAGGTGGGCGCTCGGGTGCTCCAGGCTCTCTCACCCAGCTGGGTTCCGAGGTGCTCACTGAGGCCAGGCCTGAGGAGGGCCTCAGCCTGGCTGGGTCCAGGGGGAGGGCTCTCCCAGCTGGGGTGGCAAAGCAGATGGCAGGAGCCAGGCAGAACGAACTGGGGCCAGAGTCGGCAGGAGCCCCTGAGCGGGTGACCAGGCAAGGGCCAGGTGTGGCTCTGTCTATATCTGTCCCTACCACTGAGCAAGGTACAGATCTACTCAGAATGATGCCCATGGCTGAGCCTGTGTCCATGCTGGACCTGGAGGCGCCTCGAGATGTCTCAATGGCCAAGTCAAGGATGCCTCGATCAACACCTACCTCCAAGCCTTCAGCTGAGGTTGCTCAGTCTACATCCGCCTCCAAGCCTCCAGCCGAGGTGCCTCAGTCTACACCCGCCTCCAAGCCTCCGCCCAAGGTGCCTCAGTCTACACCCGCCTCCAAGCCTCCAGCCGAGGTGCCTCAGTCTACACCCGCCTCCAAGCCTCCAGCCGAGGTGCCTCAGGCTACACCCGCCTCCAAGCCTCCGCCCAAGGTGCCTCAGTCTACACCCGCCTCCAAGCCTCCAGCCGAGGTGCCTCAGTCTACACCCGCCTCCAAGCCTCCGCCCGAG GTGCCTCAGTCTACACCCGCCTCCAAGCCTCAATTGGATGTGGACTTGCTTATGCTGGGCCCAGTGGTCAAGCCAGAGGTGGATTCATCTACAGCTGCCTCAAAGGCCACCCCGTGTAGGGCTCTGCCTCACTTTGCTCCAGAGACCAGGTCTGAAGGGGGTGTGTCTACATCTCCTGTTCCCCAGGATTGGCCTGATGAGGTGGAGGCGGAGGCTGCCCCACTGGCCCAGCTGGGTCTGAGCCCTGTTCCACCTCCAGGGGTGCATGGAGAGAAGCCCAGAGGGGAACCCTCAGAAGGAGCTCCTGGATACCACACTGGGGAGCCCCTACTAGGCCCCACCCAAGCttccaagaagaagaaagtgagatTCTCCATGGCTGAGCCTGGCCCGGAGAAGCCAGGGACAGGAGCAGCCACAGGCCCGCCCCCCACAACCACCACCCCCAGGATGGCAGCTGGGGGCCGCAGGGGGTCCGGGGCCTGGGACGCTGTGGCAGTTGGGCCCCGGACCCCTCAGCCTCGGATCCTGAAGcacctgcctccccctgccccctctgcctcAGGGGGGCCTGCGCCCAAGAGCTGCTTTGCGGTGACCCTTCCAGAAGCCTATGAGTTCTTCTTTTGTGACACCatcgaggaggaggaggaggaggaggacgaggatgCTAAGGAAGAAGCGGAGGCCCGCCAGGCTCTGGCTGAAGTCCGGTGGCCGGAGGTGTGCGAGTTCTTCTTCCAGGACTGCCAAGGCCAGAGGGTGGGGCGCCAGAAGGGCCgctccccagccccgcccccacaaGCCAAGCCTGAACCTGTCTCTCCTGGAGACCCCATGCCCATCTCTATCCCGGAGGCCTACGAGCACTTCCTTGGGGAGGACAGGTCAGGGGGTGTGCTGGAGCAGACGGCCCTTCTCCAGGTGCAGGCCATGGAGCCCCCCAGCTCAGTCCTCTGGGGAGTGGGGACTGGCACCCCACCAGAGCCTagcccagccacagcagagcagCTCAACCTGGCCATCAGGCAAGCAG GGGAACCCCGGGGTCCCCTCACCTCGTTTACCTTCAGCCAGAACGACATGTGCCTGGTGTTTGTAGCCTTTGCCACCTGGGCTGTGAGAACATCAGACCTACATGCCCCAGATGCCTGGAAAACAG TTTTGCTGGCCAACATCGGCACCATCTCTGCCATCCGATACTTCCGCCGGCAGGTGAGGCGGGGGCgcggcagccccagccccagccgcaGCCCCAGCCCCTAG
- the PLEKHN1 gene encoding pleckstrin homology domain-containing family N member 1 encodes MGNSHCVPQAPRRLRASFSRKPSLKGNREDGARKLTGLFGTEASSDGDTTADKIFHYFPGTNLPGLESQPQDLEQPFLSVFKAGRRRAPVRNLGKVIHYAKVQLRFQHSQDISDCYLELFPSHLYFQAHGSEGLTFQGLLPLMELSVCPLEGSREHAFQITGPLPTPLLVFCPSQTELGRWLYHLEKQIALVGGLPRRHQVPPQGPPEDELPWVLQRRLTQLRTASGCQVVGSAICASRVKLQHLPSQEQWDRLLVLYPTSLAIFSEEADGLCFKGELPLSAIHINLEEREKQIRSFLIEGRLINTIRVVCASYEDYGRWLLCLQTVCHKDGASLLPGPESFPGLRAPTQIVGGGQGSLSSDGRTSWDSGCLAPASTCTSHSLPESLVPSTTDCPAQLALEQANPDGTSVSGHRAKLRRGGSSRSPRSKARGEGPSPVTPLRLDLTKLSLEDSLEAPGHSLETPHSPLYADPYTPPATSHHRIADVRGLDKFLSAVQSSLGPEPSGPFPAGPGSVPVSDPSSGFSSPHSLSEKGALQSRASQRHRGSIKDRGPRLPGSPQHVSPAREASPPPLPPPPDGHPFRSYDSIQDKALSPSHQWWPRGAPEADEGLVQWI; translated from the exons ATGGGGAACAGCCACTGCGTCCCTCAGGCCCCGAGGAGGCTCCGGGCCTCCTTTTCCAGAAAGCCCTCACTCAAGGGAAACAG AGAGGATGGAGCACGGAAGTTGACTGGCCTCTTTGGCACCGAGGCCAGTTCCGACGGGGACACCACTGCTGACAAGATCTTCCACTACTTCCCTGGGACG AACCTCCCCGGTCTGGAGAGTCAGCCCCAAGACCTGGAGCAGCCTTTTCTGAGTGTGTTCAAGGCGGGCCGGCGGAGGGCACCCGTGCGGAACCTGGGCAAAGTCATCCACTACGCCAAGGTCCAGCTGCGCTTCCAGCACAGCCAG GACATCAGTGACTGCTACCTGGAGCTGTTCCCCTCCCACCTCTATTTCCAGGCCCATGGTTCTGAAGGGCTCACTTTCCAG GGGCTGTTACCACTGATGGAGCTGAGTGTCTGCCCACTGGAGGGGTCCCGAGAACATGCCTTCCAGATCACAG GCCCGCTGCCCACCCCTCTTCTCGTGTTCTGCCCCAGCCAGACCGAGCTGGGCCGCTGGCTCTACCACCTGGAGAAGCAGATAGCCCTCGTGGGGGGGCTGCCACGCCGCCACCAAGTGCCCCCGCAG GGCCCCCCCGAGGACGAGCTCCCCTGGGTGCTGCAGCGCAGGCTGACCCAGCTGCGGACGGCATCTGGGTGCCAAGTGGTGGGCAGTGCCATCTGTGCCTCGAGGGTCAAGCTGCAGCATCTGCCCTCACAG GAGCAGTGGGACCGGCTCCTGGTCCTGTACCCGACTTCCCTGGCCATTTTCTCTGAGGAAGCAGATGGGCTTTGCTTTAAG GGGGAGCTTCCACTCAGCGCCATCCACATCAacctggaggagagggagaaacagaTCCGCTCGTTCCTGATCGAAG GCCGTCTCATCAATACCATCCGTGTGGTGTGTGCCAGCTACGAGGACTATGGCCGTTGGCTGCTCTGCCTGCAGACTGTCTGCCACAAGGATGGGGCCTCCCTGCTGCCCGGCCCTGAGAGCTTCCCTGGGCTTCGGGCGCCCACACAG ATTGTGGGTGGTGGCCAAGGCTCGCTCTCCTCGGATGGACGGACCAGCTGGGACTCAGGGTGCCTGGCGCCCGCCTCCACCTGCACCAGCCACTCCCTCCCTGAGTCCTTGGTGCCCTCTACCACAGACTGCCCTGCCCAGCTTGCACTG GAGCAAGCCAACCCTGACGGCACCAGTGTCAGTGGACACAGGGCAAAGCTGAGACGGGGCGGCAGCAGCCGATCACCCAGGAGCAAGGCGAGGGGCGAGGGGCCCAGCCCAGTCACCCCACTGCGCCTGGACCTGACCAAG CTAAGCCTGGAGGACAGCCTTGAGGCCCCGGGCCACTCTCTGGAGACACCACACTCCCCACTCTACGCTGATCCCTACACACCACCTGCCACTTCCCACCACAGGATCGCAGATGTCCGGGGCCTGGACAAG TTCCTCAGCGCAGTGCAGAGCTCACTCGGACCTGAGCCCTCGGGCCCATTCCCCGCCGGCCCGGGGTCGGTACCTGTCTCGGACCCCAGCTCTGGATTCTCCAGCCCCCACTCGCTCTCCGAGAAGGGAGCCCTGCAGTCCCGAGCCTCTCAGCGGCATCGTGGCTCCATCAAGGACCGGGGGCCCCGGCTCCCAGGCTCCCCTCAGCAT GTCTCCCCCGCCAGGGAAGcgtcccccccgcccctgccaccgCCCCCAG ATGGCCACCCCTTCAGGAGCTACGACAGCATCCAGGACAAGGCCCTGTCACCTTCTCACCAGTGGTGGCCTCGAGGAGCACCTGAGGCTGATGAGGGGCTCGTCCAGTGGATCTGA
- the HES4 gene encoding transcription factor HES-4, with protein sequence MPADTPGKPRASPLAGAPASASRTPNEPRSAAEPRKSSKPVMEKRRRARINESLAQLKTLILDALRKESSRHSKLEKADILEMTVRHLQSLRRVQVTAALSADPAVLGKYRAGFNECLAEVNRFLVGCEGVPADVRSRLLGHLAACLGQLGPPLRPVPPSLVAEALAPDVYAGRPPQPDFDSPFPPPPRPGAAFALPILPGRTGAPLAAAGAGAGPQGQGVPWRPWLR encoded by the exons ATGCCTGCAGACACCCCGGGGAAGCCGAGAGCCTCGCCGCTGGCAGGAGCGCCGGCCAGCGCCAGCCGAACCCCGAACGAGCCCCGGAGCGCGGCCGAGCCCCGAAAG TCCTCCAAGCCCGTCATGGAGAAGCGGCGTCGAGCGCGCATCAATGAGAGCCTCGCCCAGCTCAAGACCCTCATCCTGGACGCCCTCAGGAAAGAG AGTTCCCGCCACTCGAAGCTTGAGAAGGCGGACATCCTGGAGATGACCGTGAGGCACCTGCAGAGCCTGCGGCGCGTGCAGGTGACAG CCGCCCTCAGCGCCGACCCCGCGGTCCTGGGCAAATACCGCGCCGGCTTCAACGAGTGTCTGGCCGAGGTGAACCGATTCCTGGTCGGCTGTGAGGGCGTCCCGGCCGACGTGCGTTCTCGCTTGCTCGGCCATCTGGCCGCCTGCCTCGGCCAGCTGGGGCCCCCGCTCCGCCCGGTTCCTCCGTCCCTTGTTGCGGAAGCCCTGGCGCCGGACGTCTACGCGGGCCGACCGCCGCAGCCGGACTTCGACAGCCCCTTCCCCCCGCCGCCGCGCCCCGGGGCGGCCTTCGCGCTGCCGATCCTGCCGGGCCGGACTGGGGCGCCCCTCGCCGCCGCCGGAGCCGGGGCCGGGCCGCAGGGCCAGGGCGTGCCCTGGAGGCCGTGGCTACGGTGA
- the PERM1 gene encoding PGC-1 and ERR-induced regulator in muscle protein 1 isoform X1 gives MENFQYSVQLSDQDWAEFSATAEECGLLQAALASGDELLSSDTDQRDNSPPGPPPLLEGQLAPGGSCQPGFEEEGKAATWQLVSRSWREPVLALEAGQQTPSTSARSDARLSLSSGAALSVRSSSLPGPASSGDEMQRLLQGSAPQGPAPSPTGEPPQSPESPSRSAAPQRPPGSPGAPPRSPSRKKRRAAGTKAGGRSGAPGSLTQLGSEVLTEARPEEGLSLAGSRGRALPAGVAKQMAGARQNELGPESAGAPERVTRQGPGVALSISVPTTEQGTDLLRMMPMAEPVSMLDLEAPRDVSMAKSRMPRSTPTSKPSAEVAQSTSASKPPAEVPQSTPASKPPPKVPQSTPASKPPAEVPQSTPASKPPAEVPQATPASKPPPKVPQSTPASKPPAEVPQSTPASKPPPEVPQSTPTSKPPPEVPQSTPASKPPPEVPQSTPASKPQLDVDLLMLGPVVKPEVDSSTAASKATPCRALPHFAPETRSEGGVSTSPVPQDWPDEVEAEAAPLAQLGLSPVPPPGVHGEKPRGEPSEGAPGYHTGEPLLGPTQASKKKKVRFSMAEPGPEKPGTGAATGPPPTTTTPRMAAGGRRGSGAWDAVAVGPRTPQPRILKHLPPPAPSASGGPAPKSCFAVTLPEAYEFFFCDTIEEEEEEEDEDAKEEAEARQALAEVRWPEVCEFFFQDCQGQRVGRQKGRSPAPPPQAKPEPVSPGDPMPISIPEAYEHFLGEDRSGGVLEQTALLQVQAMEPPSSVLWGVGTGTPPEPSPATAEQLNLAIRQAGEPRGPLTSFTFSQNDMCLVFVAFATWAVRTSDLHAPDAWKTVLLANIGTISAIRYFRRQVRRGRGSPSPSRSPSP, from the exons ATGGAAAACTTCCAGTACAGTGTCCAGCTGAGTGACCAGGACTGGGCTGAATTTTCGGCCACTGCTGAAGAGTGTGGCCTCCTGCAGGCTGCCCTGGCCTCTGGGGATGAGCTCTTGTCCAGTGACACTGACCAAAGGGACAATAGTCCTCCAGGGCCCCCTCCTCTTCTTGAGGGGCAGTTGGCTCCCGGGGGGAGTTGCCAGCCTGGCTTTGAGGAGGAGGGCAAGGCAGCCACTTGGCAGCTGGTCAGCAGGTCTTGGCGCGAGCCTGTCCTGGCCCTGGAGGCTGGTCAGCAGACGCCTAGCACGTCCGCACGGTCAGATGCTCGGCTGTCCCTCAGCTCTGGGGCTGCCCTTTCTGTCCGGAGCTCGTCCCTCCCAGGGCCAGCGTCTTCCGGAGACGAGATGCAGAGGCTTCTGCAGGGGTCagccccccagggccctgcccctaGTCCCACTGGTGAGCCTCCTCAGAGCCCCGAGTCCCCTAGCCGCAGCGCTGCCCCCCAGAGGCCCCCTGGCAGCCCTGGAGCCCCACCACGCAGCCCCAGCCGAAAGAAGAGGCGCGCTGCAGGCACCAAGGCAGGTGGGCGCTCGGGTGCTCCAGGCTCTCTCACCCAGCTGGGTTCCGAGGTGCTCACTGAGGCCAGGCCTGAGGAGGGCCTCAGCCTGGCTGGGTCCAGGGGGAGGGCTCTCCCAGCTGGGGTGGCAAAGCAGATGGCAGGAGCCAGGCAGAACGAACTGGGGCCAGAGTCGGCAGGAGCCCCTGAGCGGGTGACCAGGCAAGGGCCAGGTGTGGCTCTGTCTATATCTGTCCCTACCACTGAGCAAGGTACAGATCTACTCAGAATGATGCCCATGGCTGAGCCTGTGTCCATGCTGGACCTGGAGGCGCCTCGAGATGTCTCAATGGCCAAGTCAAGGATGCCTCGATCAACACCTACCTCCAAGCCTTCAGCTGAGGTTGCTCAGTCTACATCCGCCTCCAAGCCTCCAGCCGAGGTGCCTCAGTCTACACCCGCCTCCAAGCCTCCGCCCAAGGTGCCTCAGTCTACACCCGCCTCCAAGCCTCCAGCCGAGGTGCCTCAGTCTACACCCGCCTCCAAGCCTCCAGCCGAGGTGCCTCAGGCTACACCCGCCTCCAAGCCTCCGCCCAAGGTGCCTCAGTCTACACCCGCCTCCAAGCCTCCAGCCGAGGTGCCTCAGTCTACACCCGCCTCCAAGCCTCCGCCCGAGGTGCCTCAGTCTACACCCACCTCCAAGCCTCCGCCCGAGGTGCCTCAGTCTACACCCGCCTCCAAGCCTCCGCCCGAGGTGCCTCAGTCTACACCCGCCTCCAAGCCTCAATTGGATGTGGACTTGCTTATGCTGGGCCCAGTGGTCAAGCCAGAGGTGGATTCATCTACAGCTGCCTCAAAGGCCACCCCGTGTAGGGCTCTGCCTCACTTTGCTCCAGAGACCAGGTCTGAAGGGGGTGTGTCTACATCTCCTGTTCCCCAGGATTGGCCTGATGAGGTGGAGGCGGAGGCTGCCCCACTGGCCCAGCTGGGTCTGAGCCCTGTTCCACCTCCAGGGGTGCATGGAGAGAAGCCCAGAGGGGAACCCTCAGAAGGAGCTCCTGGATACCACACTGGGGAGCCCCTACTAGGCCCCACCCAAGCttccaagaagaagaaagtgagatTCTCCATGGCTGAGCCTGGCCCGGAGAAGCCAGGGACAGGAGCAGCCACAGGCCCGCCCCCCACAACCACCACCCCCAGGATGGCAGCTGGGGGCCGCAGGGGGTCCGGGGCCTGGGACGCTGTGGCAGTTGGGCCCCGGACCCCTCAGCCTCGGATCCTGAAGcacctgcctccccctgccccctctgcctcAGGGGGGCCTGCGCCCAAGAGCTGCTTTGCGGTGACCCTTCCAGAAGCCTATGAGTTCTTCTTTTGTGACACCatcgaggaggaggaggaggaggaggacgaggatgCTAAGGAAGAAGCGGAGGCCCGCCAGGCTCTGGCTGAAGTCCGGTGGCCGGAGGTGTGCGAGTTCTTCTTCCAGGACTGCCAAGGCCAGAGGGTGGGGCGCCAGAAGGGCCgctccccagccccgcccccacaaGCCAAGCCTGAACCTGTCTCTCCTGGAGACCCCATGCCCATCTCTATCCCGGAGGCCTACGAGCACTTCCTTGGGGAGGACAGGTCAGGGGGTGTGCTGGAGCAGACGGCCCTTCTCCAGGTGCAGGCCATGGAGCCCCCCAGCTCAGTCCTCTGGGGAGTGGGGACTGGCACCCCACCAGAGCCTagcccagccacagcagagcagCTCAACCTGGCCATCAGGCAAGCAG GGGAACCCCGGGGTCCCCTCACCTCGTTTACCTTCAGCCAGAACGACATGTGCCTGGTGTTTGTAGCCTTTGCCACCTGGGCTGTGAGAACATCAGACCTACATGCCCCAGATGCCTGGAAAACAG TTTTGCTGGCCAACATCGGCACCATCTCTGCCATCCGATACTTCCGCCGGCAGGTGAGGCGGGGGCgcggcagccccagccccagccgcaGCCCCAGCCCCTAG